The DNA sequence tttgtgaCAATTTCCATAGGCAGGGTGGTGCATGGAATCCTGGGCAGCAATAACAAGAGCAGCCGGTTGTTGGGATAAGAAAAGGGGTTTGGGAGCTTGTTGAAGCCGGTTTCCATTCCTGCCCCGTGCCTTCCTGGCCGGCTTTGGGCTCATTCTCCGTCTGCCTCCTGAGTTCCCACAGTGACTCAGGACAGGAGACTCCCATTCTCTGAGTCTCACTTTCCTCCCGTGTATACGGATTGTCATAAGGAACTGAAGTAACGCCATGTATGACGGCGACAGAATGGTGCTTTAAATAGCAGCAATGGGcatgaatattatttttcctgCTTTTATTCACGGAGGACAAGTGGCTTGGAGTGGGCTGGACGGACGCGAAGGAGCTGGCCAGCAGAGAACTGGGGGAGGTGTCTGGGCAGCAGAGAACACATGCGAACAGATCCAGAGCGTGGAGAGGCGAGGGTGATAGAAAGCCTGGCTTGGCTGGGTCCCAGAGGGCTGGAGTCCAGGGGGGCTTGGGGAAGGGGTGGTTCAGGATTTGGATTTGAGATGattcactggggggggggggaatgtaaAACTTGTAGCACCTGGTGACCCTGAGATGTTCACTGAGAATGACAATACTTCCAAGACCCCCTTGACTCGTTCATCAACTATTCAGGAGACGTTCATTGGGCACCCACGAAGTACGGGAGTGGGGGCGagggcaggctggggtgggggagcctaGAGTGCTGTGGGACCCACGGGGATGCCTGACCcagcatgggggtgagggggggcttcctggagggagGACCTCTGAGTGGGCACTAGAACACATAGCAATGACCCAGGCCACAGGGAGAGACATGGCATACAAGGGATCCCGGGGCCACAAACAAAGGCCCGGAcgtaggagagagagagtgatgagCTTAGCTAATTTAGTAGAGTCCAGTGGGGGTGGCTCACAACGTGGGGTGAGGAGAGACGAGGCTGGCCAGGTGGCAGAGCCTTGGAGGCCACGGTGAGGGGTGCTTCCTCCCCAGGTGCCGGGGAGTCACGGCAAGCTTTGGAGCAGAGGAGGCACGGGATCATGTTTGAgctgcagccaaaaccggtttggctcagtggatagagcgtcggtctgcggactgaagggtcccgggttcgattccggtcaagggcatgtaccttggctgcgggcacatccctggtagggggtgtgcaggaggcagctggttgatgattctctctcatcgatgtttctagctgtctatccctctcccttcctctctgtaaaaaatcaataaaaaattttaaaaaagtttgagcTGCAGAGAGGACACTGACTTCCGTATGGTGGGGCGAtgggtggggagaggctggggcaggagagcagggaggaggcctggggcagagacctagaggatggggaggaagggaggggttgAAGCGACATTGAGGAGctggggtggtgggagtgggggttgtGGAGGGAGGATGGTGGCTCCAGTCTCACCCATTCTCGGTTTGCAGAAGTCAACATGGATCCCACGGATGAGCCCACCGACCTGGACCCCATTCTCAAGGTGTCAGGAGGATCTGCCATCGCCCTCCTCGTGGCCGGAAGTGCGGGGTTGGTGGTAGTGATGTTAGGAATTGGCTCCGCCATCGCTCAGATCCAAAGGTACCGTCTGTCCCCGACGCGTGTGCATGGTCTGACCTCCCCACCcagcagcaaaacaaaacaaaacacctcagcCCAAGGAGCTTTGGGCTCATTCAGAGAGGATGGCATTGACCCCGGATGTGGCCATCTGCCTCCTCCGTTCCCACAGTGACCGCAAGGGTCAGAAGAGGGTTGTGATGCCGGTCTGTCTGGTGCAAATTCCAGTTCCATTACTTACCCGCAGTGAAGCCATTGGCAAGTCacgtcccccttttttttttttttttatattttattgattttccacagagaggaagggagagggatagagaactagagacatcgatgagagagagacatcgaccagctgcctcctgcacaccccccaccgggggatgtgcccgcaaccagtgtacatgcccttgaccggaatcgaacccgggaccctccagtccgcagaccgacgctctatccactgagccaaacttttttttttttttttttttgcctccgtTTGCCTATCTGCAAAATGCGGATGGTACTAATAATACCTGCCTCACAggactgctgtgaggattaaacaagcgAATATTTCTAAAGCGTTTACAACAGTGTCTGGGATACGGTAAGCATCGTAGTCATTCCTTCTGCACATGTCTGTTGAGCGCCTCGATGAGCCAGGCGCTGAGGATACGGTGGGAATTAATAGTGCGAAGTCCCTGCCCCCGTGAACTTTCATTCTAGGCAGATACCAACAATTCTGTGACGACCCAGGGAACTACAGGCCGTATGTTGAGGGATGATGAGTGCTAAGGAGAGGAATAAGGCCGGGCGGGGGACAGggagtgtggggaggaggagcaaTTGAGCAAACGACAGGGGTCTCTGCTGGCCCTTGGGGGGTGTGGTCGATGAGTGTGGGGCTCCCGCCCCTGATGTTTGCAGTTAAGGCCGTGGACCCCAAATGAGGCTGCTTAGGttcaccccagctctgccatgtgCTAGCTTATGTGTGACTTTCGGTGAGTCCTTTAATGCTCTGTGCCCCATCTAAAACAGGGATAGCGGCAACACTTACCTCAAAGTGTGGGTGTGCGAGTACCTAAGACAGTGGGAGGAAAGCGCTGTAAAGAGGGCCTGGTGTATGGTCAGCCttcaataaatgtatttgttATTATAGCGACTGTGATGACAATTTTGACTGTGAtgaatttctctttatttcattgcAGGAGTGACCGGCGAAGGATACGAAGATGCTGCTGAAGTGTGAGTACGTGCCTGTCCGCCTGGGAGCTGATGCCACGAAGGGCGGGAAGAGAATCCTATGTTCCGGGATGAGATGACGTTCCTGGGGGCTCCATTGGAGATCTCCTCCCTCCTGGTTTCCTGATCGTTCGTTTGTGGGATGTTCCCCCTTTGTTGAGAGCCCTGGGGACCGATTGATTGTACAAGACACCCCATCTGCCCATCTCACCAAACTCCTGGGAACCACCTTCACAAGCAGCGTATATTTCATAAAACTCATGGGATGCCAGCAAAAGAAACTCACTGTAGTggctcaataaaaaatataaggaagAGGTTAATATTAGGATCCAAGAAGATTTTCAGGAATCCAAGGGTGTATCAGTTAGCacttgctgtgtaacaaactatACCTTCCCATACTTAAGCCTTGAAACCACAGCCATTTATCTAGCTTCCAATTCTGTGGGTTATCAGTTTGAGCTGGGGTTAGCTGGGCCATTCTTCTGGTCTCTGTTGGGCTCACTCATGCATCATGGTCAGTTGGCAGACTGCCTAAGGGGTGCCTGGCATAGGATAACCTCACCTGGGAAGACCAGCCTCTCTCTGCATCATCTCTCATACCCCAGCAGGCCGACCCAAGCTTGTTCACATGACAGAGGCAGGATTCCAAGAGTGAGAGCAGAAGGGACAAGGTTAGGGATTGACACATCACCACTTCCGCCACATCCTATTGGCCAGAGCAAGTCACATGAccagcccagattcaagaggCGGGGGAAATGGGACTCTGCCTGTTAATGAGAGGGGAAGAACTCGGTGGCCATCAGTGCTCGGACCAGGGCGGTTGCCCCTCTCTGCCTCGCACCCCTCCCTTTGTAGTCCTCTCCTCCAGGAACATGGATTCAcagttctctgtctctttccacaGATGGCTGCTCAGTGCTTCAATGGAGAAAGACACCATCCCCCAGTTTTCACGTCTGTTTCAGGGAACAGCCCAACTTTTAGCCAGAACCCCTTTGCCGTGTTTCTGAAACAGTGGGAAAGGCATCTGATGGGCTCCCTGGGGTCAGGTGTTAACCTTGGTCCCACCactgtggctggggaggggcaggtacAATCAAAGCCTTGGGAGCTCAGCGCTACGTGTGGGGGCTCAGTGCTCAGAAAGTGGGGGAGCTTGGCCTTGCTGGGCAGGTACCCCAAACTGTGTCCGCTACAAAAGAAGACTTCCAACGGCAGGGGAGTGGGGCGGTGTTCACCACCCCCAACCATCACACAGGATTGACCACGGGCTTCTGAGCTGCTGGAGGATCCTGGCAGCCGGCAGGCAAGGGGGAGATGAGAATGGATGAAACTCCCATGTGGAAATACCTGACATTTGAGGAACACTCAGCAGAAAGCCACTTACCGTGTCATTATGATTAATAATAACAGTAGCAGACCCGAACAGGCGTCCGTGTGCCAGCCGCCACACTCTGTACCTCCTGTGATTCGTGTCGTCTATCGTCCACACGGGTCGCACATGGTGGGGCTGGTCTCCGGGGCAGGCTGCCTGGAATTTCTGTTTCCAAtcaccccactcccctgttgcTCCCTCCCTGAGGCCAAGCCCCTATCCCATTTCTCTGGGGTCCCCCCACCTCTTATGCCAGATAAATATCATTGTGCACATGGACAGAGGGTaaaagggaggctcagagagggcaagtgacttgtccaaggtcacacagctacccGCGATGCCAACTCAAGTGCGCCCAAAGCCTGTATCACAGACCAGCGCTGTCCCATAGAATTCAATGCGGTTAGGGataagtatacactgagtggccagattattatgatctctgaacgcataataatctggccactcagtgtgtgtgtgtgtgtatgtatatatatatattagaggcccggtgcatgaattcgtgcatggctggggtctggccagcctggccagggggaggggacatgggtggttggctggcctgcctgctggtagaactcctggttgaggggacaatttgcatattagccttttattatataggatatacactgagtggccagattattatgtgttcagagatcataataacctagccactcagtgtatatctgcaTTGCCCAatacatgtggctactgagctcTGTAAATGTGGATAGAGTAACTGAGGAAGtgaattttatattgtatttacCTTCAATTAAtttgagttttaatttattataccACCTGGGGCGGTGGGCTGTGGAATCAGATGGTGCAACTCTGACTccttattgttaaaaataaataaataaataaataaataaataaatcgccCAGCAGCCCTCCGTGCAGACCACTGGCTGTGTGGCTGTTCTGGGTCCTGGCCCTGTTCTGTCCAAAGATGCAGCTGTGCTTGGAAGCCCCTACTATCTAACCAGCACCTTTCCCACCTAGGCGTCCTTCCGAACCCCTTCCCTCTTACCTCACTGTTGTGGAAGAACTACATTTCctgcctttgggggggggggccctcagggagatgctcctgctgctcccaggcTGGCTGTGTGTCAGAGGTGACACTGGAGCCAGCAGCCGCCGTCCCCTGGCCCAGGACGCAGCAGCACCCGTGCCCTCGGGAACAGCTGAGCATCATGAGCTTCCTCCCCTCCAGAAATAAGCTGGGCAGAGTTCCTCCGAGAAGCCTGCTGACCGCCCTCTTCTACATCAGTCCCGTGGTTAAGCTCTGTCCTAGCACTTTCTGCTTGGTAGCACCCACTGCATGGCGTCCTTATGTATTTATGGGTGTAATTATTGAACAGTTATCTCATCCATGAGGCTGTCAGCTCCATGCCAGCAGGACCCACACGGGTCATACAATGTGAGCTCGATACATGTTTGTTGATTCCAGGCTCAGGCCTGGAGTGCCGGGCCCCCTCCTCTCACAGCTGGAGCATCCTGAGCCGGAGACGGAGGCACCAGCTCCAGAGAAAACTCTAAACCACCTCGAGAGCTGGTGCCGGCCCAAGTCGACTGCCTGCAAAAGCTCAGAGCCAGAGGATGCTGCAGCCACCGCGCTCGCTCAggctccagggccagggccagagcaggcTCCAGCCGCAGCTCTCATTCCAGCTGGGGAGCTAGGAGCGCCCCCACACCGGCGTCAGCTTCGCGGCCAGGGCAGGCCAAGTTCAAGAGCTAGAACAGCCGCCTGTGCAGGCTCCCACTCCAGATCCACACAAGGTTCAAACAATGGCTCTCCTCACCCCCTCTCCGGAGCTGGAACCACCACGGAAAGCTGCTCTGGCccgggctggctgcagccagttCTGTCATCAGCCTCAGCTCCAGAGCTAAGCCACCCCGGCAGAGCACCAGCGCCTGCTCTGGAGCTGCCCAGGGCTCGGCACCAGCTGTGATCCCGCTCTGGCTCCAGATCGAGAGAGAACACCAGACCCCGttctcacagcagccctggggccagggccagggcctcccccAGGATACCCGGCACCAGCTCAGCAACGTGTGCCAGCCCTGCCAGGCCTTCAGTGCCGGGTGACGAGCTGACGTTGGTGCATCCACAGCACCAGACGTCCTACCCCTTCCTATAAAGTGCGTGTTCTTTCCTGCTTGATTTTCCTTATGTATACTCAAGGGCTTACTCTACTCCAGcatataaacttaaaataaaaaataaatgtttattggatgaatgaatgaatgaatgagtgaatgagcgAGAAAGTAGTCACACAACTAGGAAAACTCAAAAGCTCAGAAATGGAACCATTGATTCGTGTGCAAACCCCTCTCCAAGCTGGAGTTTAACTGGAGTAACTCAACCCAGGCTCATTAGCAAACCTTTACGGACACATAGTGTGTGACACATACAGGTTCCGCTATTGGGGAAGGAGCCCCTGCATCGATGACCGATGACTGCTGAGAGCTCGGGGCGGAGAGTGGTAGGTGGTGAGTCCCACGTTTGCTTCCCTGCTCTGCCACAAGGTGCCGTGCCCTCTCTGCTCCCTGAGGGGTGGGGACCAAGACATGTCACCCCTGGTTCAAGGTCTCATATACCAGCCTGGGGACTCCGGAGGGCTTCCCGGGGGAGGAGTCCACTTTCCTGCAAACCTGCTAAGATGGTTAATAACAAGAGCAATCGTGTCTCCAGAAGGAGATAGGTATCAGATGTTTTGCAAAAGACCCATACTGCATCAATTCCGTTTATTTCCCCAAACTCCGGGAAGTGGACACTCTTATAtgtagctccattttacagaagaatacATCGAATTGTCACTGTCTCTTCTCGctcagaaagggaaagagaaagtcgAAGGAGCAAGGGCTATGCCACGTGGGCTGCAGCCAAGGGACGCAGGCGGCCTCTAGAAGCTGGCAAGGGAAGGGTTTGTCCCCTGGAGTCCCGggatattttaccattgatttttattattatttttagagaaagtggaagggagaggctTGGACCAAtcaggagatggggagagaaggggatgaAGGCTGCAGGACAGGAGAGGGAAGCCCCGAATATTAGCA is a window from the Eptesicus fuscus isolate TK198812 chromosome 21, DD_ASM_mEF_20220401, whole genome shotgun sequence genome containing:
- the IGSF23 gene encoding immunoglobulin superfamily member 23, with the protein product MAYLPVHTAGEVLLHTFPETSLGVVRSELNYSVILGCLAVTTPTPVIYWTFNGQPRGTGDKLIIRQLSREDLGTYMCMTKNNQEQYSSKSVDVSLPEVNMDPTDEPTDLDPILKVSGGSAIALLVAGSAGLVVVMLGIGSAIAQIQRDSGNTYLKVWVCEYLRQWEESAIEREHQTPFSQQPWGQGQGLPQDTRHQLSNVCQPCQAFSAG